The Methanobacterium sp. genome contains the following window.
GCGTGTCAGCCAGGATGGACTCGAGCTTGTCGGCGAACATGTCCACGATCACCAGGGCCTTGGCCCCACTGTCCTTGAACTGATGCTGCATTTCGTGCGGGGTGTACAGGGGGTTGGTGTTCACGGCCACACAACCCGCCTTCAGCACCCCGATCAGGGCGATCGGATAGCTCAGGCAGTTGGGCATCTGCAAGGCCACGCGGTCACCGCGCTGCAAACCCAGCGTGCCGCGCAGGTACTGCGCGAAAGCGTCACTCATCTCGTCGACCTGGGCATAGGTCAACGAACCGTACATCCCGTTGGGCATCACCGTGGTGAAGGCCGTCTGCTTGGCAAAGCGCTTGGCCGCATCCTGGGCCATTTCGGGCAAGGACTGGTAAGCAGGCACCTCGAGGTGCTGTGGGATGTCCCGGCCGTACTGCTGCAGCCAGGGCTTGAGGTCGTAGGGTGAGGTGCTGGCGTTCATACCGTCCTGAAAGGTGAAAGGACCAACCACGCGCGCAGCAACCATCGCCGCCACGCTGCGGTAACACCTCATGACAATAGACGGACTTGTCCGTTTAACCAAGACAAAAAGCTCACGCCGCGCAGGATATAAGGCAACAATCAGGGAAAACACTGTGTCAGCCTGGCCTCACGGCGGATCGATCAGGGAGACGCCGGCACCCCGATGGCCTGCAAGCGGTCGCGCAGCACCGCAGCCGACAACTCCCCCACACGCCGACTCACCAAGCGCCCTTGCGCATCGAAAAACAGCGTGGTGGGCAACCCCACCTGGTCAAAGGTCGCCCCAGCGCGTTGTGCTGGATCCAGCCACACCTGACGCAACACCAAGCCCTGAGATCGCAGATAGGCCTGCACCGCCGCCGCCGACTCACCCTGGTTGAGCAGCACGATGTGCACATCCGGGTGCGCCTGCTGCGCCGCCTGCAACACCGGCATTTCGCGGCGGCAGGGTGGGCACCAGGTGGCCCAGAGGTTGATCACCACCGGGCGCCCGGTCAAAGAGGCCAGCGATCGGGGCTGTCCATTCAGATCCTGCACCTGCACATCAGGCAGACGCACCTCCTTGGGTGATGGCCCCCAGAGCGCGACCAGCCCACCCGCCACGACCACCAGCGCCACCGCATAGCCCCGCA
Protein-coding sequences here:
- a CDS encoding AMP-binding protein, which encodes MVAARVVGPFTFQDGMNASTSPYDLKPWLQQYGRDIPQHLEVPAYQSLPEMAQDAAKRFAKQTAFTTVMPNGMYGSLTYAQVDEMSDAFAQYLRGTLGLQRGDRVALQMPNCLSYPIALIGVLKAGCVAVNTNPLYTPHEMQHQFKDSGAKALVIVDMFADKLESILADTPIQHVIITRVPEFFPPVVQQVVYGVMKYWNRLIPKHQLKAVTLPDALAMGRRAGGAGARTYWAELKHQDLALLQYTGGTTGVSKGAMLTHGNLLWNLEQMLGMTGTHIDAGKEVVLTALPLYHVFAFTV
- a CDS encoding TlpA disulfide reductase family protein; its protein translation is RGYAVALVVVAGGLVALWGPSPKEVRLPDVQVQDLNGQPRSLASLTGRPVVINLWATWCPPCRREMPVLQAAQQAHPDVHIVLLNQGESAAAVQAYLRSQGLVLRQVWLDPAQRAGATFDQVGLPTTLFFDAQGRLVSRRVGELSAAVLRDRLQAIGVPASP